The Paenibacillus sophorae genome has a segment encoding these proteins:
- a CDS encoding AI-2E family transporter — translation MEQWSGNKWFRWMVGVLLALIILYFVWLLHPMLQHVFTFLKAVLAPFLTAMIISYVLNPVVSMLAGRKVPRGAAVLLIYAVFLTTIAVIAVNLVPMLIKQLEELNEHLPEMTLRAQGLMHSMNTRLIPPGVEMGLNNWFFQLENRLAVGISHFLDHIGTTIGVLFDAFIVPFLVFYILKDFDVFERTLVSCLPRSRRKSIVTMLKDIDEALGNYIRGQFLVSLIIGILAYIGYALIGMPYALLFASLVAIFELVPYLGPFLGAAPAIVMASTISFRLVLLVVVVNTLCQMLESNVISPQVVGRTLHLHPLLIIFALLVGGELAGIVGLILAVPCFAAGKVVLQHVISYYMKRKPV, via the coding sequence ATGGAGCAATGGTCCGGGAATAAATGGTTTCGCTGGATGGTCGGGGTGCTTCTGGCTCTGATCATTTTGTATTTCGTTTGGCTGCTTCATCCGATGCTGCAGCATGTATTCACCTTTTTGAAAGCGGTGCTGGCCCCTTTCTTGACCGCCATGATCATATCGTATGTGCTTAATCCCGTTGTCAGTATGCTGGCTGGCCGAAAAGTGCCGCGAGGAGCAGCCGTTCTGCTGATTTATGCCGTATTCTTGACCACGATTGCCGTAATTGCAGTCAACCTCGTTCCGATGCTGATTAAGCAGCTCGAAGAGCTTAACGAGCATTTGCCGGAGATGACGCTGAGAGCGCAGGGGCTGATGCACAGTATGAATACCCGTCTGATCCCGCCTGGAGTGGAAATGGGACTCAACAACTGGTTTTTTCAGCTGGAAAATCGGCTTGCCGTGGGAATTTCGCATTTTCTGGACCATATCGGCACCACCATCGGCGTACTGTTTGACGCTTTTATCGTTCCATTTTTGGTGTTCTATATTTTGAAAGATTTCGATGTGTTTGAACGGACGCTTGTATCCTGTCTCCCGCGCTCCCGCCGCAAATCCATTGTGACGATGTTAAAAGATATCGACGAGGCGCTCGGCAATTACATCCGCGGCCAGTTCCTGGTCAGTCTGATTATCGGCATACTCGCTTATATCGGCTACGCGTTAATCGGAATGCCGTATGCGCTGCTGTTCGCGAGCCTTGTGGCCATATTCGAGCTCGTCCCGTATTTGGGTCCTTTTCTCGGTGCGGCTCCCGCAATTGTGATGGCTTCGACCATATCGTTCCGGCTGGTGCTGCTTGTCGTTGTGGTGAACACGTTATGCCAAATGCTGGAGAGCAATGTGATTTCGCCGCAGGTCGTCGGCCGGACGCTCCATCTGCATCCGCTGCTCATTATTTTTGCGCTCCTGGTCGGCGGCGAGCTTGCCGGTATTGTCGGGCTGATTCTGGCAGTGCCCTGTTTCGCGGCGGGAAAGGTCGTCCTTCAGCATGTTATCAGCTATTATATGAAGCGGAAACCGGTGTGA
- a CDS encoding PRC-barrel domain-containing protein, translating into MRLQDFIGLNVFGVEEGKEVGKIVDCILDSNWNITGIELESKSFFGSHVKVVAWEDIVAYGEDAVMIQNEESIRKMDAGSIPHSFLEGKNKLKDMQVVTETGTILGKVSDVYFDQKLGNTIVALEISDGLVTDLMEGRKWLPCIPGMSIGENAVVVPALSEERLEKNINIVNG; encoded by the coding sequence ATGAGACTTCAGGATTTTATTGGTCTGAATGTGTTTGGAGTCGAGGAAGGCAAAGAAGTCGGCAAAATTGTCGATTGTATTTTAGATTCAAACTGGAACATTACGGGTATTGAACTGGAAAGCAAATCTTTTTTCGGCAGTCATGTGAAAGTTGTGGCATGGGAAGACATTGTCGCCTACGGCGAGGATGCCGTGATGATACAGAATGAAGAGTCTATCCGGAAGATGGACGCAGGCAGCATACCCCATTCCTTTCTGGAGGGCAAGAATAAATTGAAAGACATGCAGGTCGTGACGGAGACCGGAACGATTCTTGGCAAAGTGTCTGATGTTTATTTTGACCAAAAGTTGGGAAACACAATAGTAGCCCTGGAAATTAGCGATGGGCTTGTGACTGATTTGATGGAAGGTCGTAAATGGCTGCCTTGCATACCGGGAATGTCCATTGGAGAGAATGCAGTGGTGGTTCCGGCACTCAGTGAAGAACGATTAGAAAAAAATATTAACATTGTGAACGGATAG
- a CDS encoding cysteine desulfurase family protein: MKPIYLDHAASTPVHLEVAEVMMKIMTEQLGNASSVHAFGRSAKKIINGARDAISSYLGCSPDEWVFTGGGTESDNLALFGAAHSRKGGHIITTAIEHHAVLHACEELEKEGYSITYLPVDQTGRVALKDLEAALRDDTFLISVMFANNEVGTVQPIEEIGRLAREKGILFHVDAVQALGSIPISLSSLPVDYMSFTAHKINGPQGIGGLYVRRGAPLHPRLYGGSQERGRRAGTENLAGAAGFAKAVELAAKGRAVRNEESLALRNRLLERLDQGIGQDSYKINGNAEHGLTHITNISFPGVRTDVMLMNLDMEGIAASSGSACTSGSLEISHVLRAMNLADDQLSSAIRFSTGLGNTSEEMEHVARKIETIFNRLRIKG; this comes from the coding sequence ATGAAGCCAATTTATTTGGACCATGCCGCCTCGACGCCGGTTCACCTGGAGGTGGCGGAAGTCATGATGAAGATAATGACGGAACAATTAGGCAATGCCTCCAGCGTGCATGCGTTTGGCCGTTCTGCCAAGAAGATAATCAACGGAGCGCGAGATGCCATCAGCTCCTATTTAGGATGCTCCCCGGATGAATGGGTATTTACCGGCGGGGGCACGGAGAGCGACAATCTGGCGCTGTTCGGCGCAGCCCATTCCCGTAAAGGCGGTCACATAATTACAACGGCTATCGAGCATCACGCCGTGCTGCATGCCTGCGAGGAGCTGGAGAAGGAAGGATATTCCATAACATACCTTCCTGTGGATCAGACAGGCCGGGTTGCTCTGAAAGATCTCGAAGCGGCGCTTCGGGACGACACGTTCCTAATCAGCGTCATGTTTGCCAACAATGAAGTGGGTACAGTTCAGCCGATTGAAGAGATTGGCAGACTGGCTAGGGAGAAGGGGATTTTATTCCATGTCGATGCCGTTCAGGCACTGGGTTCCATTCCGATTTCACTGTCAAGCCTGCCTGTGGACTATATGAGCTTTACCGCACACAAAATCAACGGACCCCAAGGTATCGGCGGCCTCTATGTCCGGCGCGGCGCGCCGCTGCATCCCCGGCTGTATGGAGGCTCGCAGGAACGGGGGCGACGGGCGGGGACGGAGAATCTGGCCGGTGCGGCCGGATTTGCCAAAGCGGTCGAACTCGCCGCAAAGGGTCGAGCGGTCAGGAATGAAGAATCATTAGCGCTGCGGAATCGTCTGCTTGAGAGACTAGACCAAGGTATCGGGCAGGACTCCTATAAGATTAACGGGAATGCCGAGCACGGTTTGACGCATATTACGAATATTAGCTTCCCCGGCGTCCGCACGGACGTCATGCTGATGAATCTCGATATGGAGGGCATCGCCGCTTCAAGCGGATCGGCATGTACTTCGGGCTCGCTAGAAATTTCCCATGTGCTGAGGGCAATGAACCTTGCGGACGATCAATTAAGCTCGGCGATTCGATTTAGCACCGGCTTGGGTAATACTTCTGAAGAAATGGAACATGTTGCCCGGAAAATTGAAACCATTTTTAACCGGCTGCGTATTAAAGGGTAG
- the cymR gene encoding cysteine metabolism transcriptional regulator CymR, translated as MKISTKGRYGLTIMMELAARFGEGPTSLKSIAEKNGLSEHYLEQLIAPLRNAGLVKSIRGAYGGYILSREASNITAGDIIRVLEGPISPVDFTEEDDPAKRDLWLRIRDSIADVLDSTTLADLISFKEETHTDNYMFYI; from the coding sequence TTGAAAATATCGACAAAAGGCCGATACGGATTAACCATCATGATGGAGCTCGCAGCCAGGTTTGGTGAAGGACCCACATCCTTGAAGAGCATTGCCGAAAAAAACGGATTATCCGAGCATTATCTGGAGCAGCTGATCGCTCCCCTGCGCAACGCGGGCCTCGTCAAGAGCATACGCGGCGCCTATGGCGGCTATATTTTATCCCGTGAAGCTTCCAATATAACAGCCGGGGATATTATCCGCGTGCTGGAAGGTCCAATCTCTCCCGTGGATTTCACGGAAGAAGACGATCCTGCCAAGCGCGACCTGTGGCTGCGTATCCGCGACAGCATCGCCGATGTGCTGGACTCCACAACTCTGGCGGATCTGATTTCCTTCAAGGAAGAGACGCATACAGATAATTACATGTTCTACATCTAG
- the mnmA gene encoding tRNA 2-thiouridine(34) synthase MnmA, with translation MAKAIENTRVVVGMSGGVDSSVTALLLKQQGYDVIGIFMKNWDDTDEFGVCTAEADAEDVRRVCEQIDIPYYTVNFEKEYFDKVFKYFLDEYKAGRTPNPDVMCNREIKFGEFLNRALQLGADYVATGHYARVVEEGGEFKLLRGVDGNKDQTYFLNALNQQQLSKAMFPIGHLPKPEVRRIAEEAGLYTAKKKDSTGVCFIGERNFREFLSQYLPAKSGDMVDIATGEIKGRHDGLMYYTLGQRQGLGIGGSGTGEPWFVADKDLSRNILYVVQGDKHHSLYSTGLVASGVNWIDGRSPGSEPLRCTAKFRYRQPDQGVTLTKREDGTLYVAFDTQQKAITPGQAVVFYDGEVCLGGGIIEYAEKVVPQPQ, from the coding sequence GTGGCAAAAGCAATTGAAAATACCCGCGTCGTTGTCGGCATGTCGGGGGGAGTGGACTCCTCCGTTACGGCGCTGCTTCTGAAGCAGCAGGGCTATGACGTCATCGGCATCTTCATGAAGAACTGGGATGACACCGACGAGTTCGGCGTCTGCACGGCCGAAGCCGATGCGGAAGATGTGCGCCGCGTATGCGAGCAGATCGATATTCCTTACTATACCGTAAACTTCGAGAAAGAATACTTTGATAAAGTGTTCAAATATTTTCTCGATGAATATAAGGCCGGACGCACGCCTAACCCGGACGTCATGTGCAACCGGGAGATCAAGTTCGGCGAATTCCTGAACCGGGCGCTTCAGCTCGGCGCCGATTATGTGGCTACAGGACACTACGCGCGCGTCGTGGAAGAAGGCGGCGAATTCAAGCTGCTCCGCGGGGTTGACGGCAACAAGGATCAGACGTATTTCCTGAACGCATTGAATCAGCAGCAGCTGTCCAAAGCCATGTTCCCGATCGGCCATTTGCCGAAGCCGGAGGTTCGCCGGATCGCCGAAGAGGCTGGACTGTATACGGCGAAGAAAAAGGACAGCACCGGGGTCTGCTTCATCGGGGAACGCAATTTCCGCGAATTCTTGAGCCAGTACCTGCCAGCTAAGTCCGGCGACATGGTGGATATCGCCACCGGCGAGATTAAAGGACGCCACGACGGGTTGATGTACTATACGCTCGGCCAGCGCCAGGGTCTAGGCATCGGGGGCTCGGGTACAGGCGAGCCGTGGTTCGTTGCGGATAAAGACCTCAGCCGCAACATTCTGTATGTCGTCCAGGGAGACAAGCATCACAGCTTGTATTCGACAGGCCTTGTCGCCTCTGGCGTGAACTGGATCGACGGCCGCAGTCCCGGCAGTGAGCCGCTGCGCTGCACGGCCAAGTTCCGGTACCGCCAGCCGGATCAGGGCGTTACGCTGACGAAGCGCGAAGACGGCACTCTGTATGTCGCCTTCGATACACAGCAGAAGGCGATTACGCCTGGACAGGCCGTCGTATTTTATGACGGCGAGGTCTGCCTTGGCGGCGGAATCATCGAATACGCCGAAAAGGTTGTTCCGCAACCGCAATAA
- a CDS encoding replication-associated recombination protein A, whose amino-acid sequence MDLFTFGNEAGDGRLLADRMRPETLDEYIGQEHIVGKGKLLRRAIEADQVSSILLYGPPGCGKTTLAHIISHHTKGEFVRLNAVEATVKDVREVIERAQNAKALYGTKTILFLDEVHRFNSSRQDALLPAVEKGTIIFIGATTENPFHYVNGALMSRSTLFQLEPLNKAHSLTAMRRALADREKGLGFMELQADEAALEHIAAMANGDIRRALNALELAALTTPPGSSGSVHITLEVAEDSIRRPTVKADESTQYDVLSAFHKSIRGSSDAALFWFLYAVEKLGMDPIVFIRRLIAAASEDIGLANPQAMVQAVSALEAYRNNGWPEAKLNIAQAILFAVESPKSNAVYMAISRAMSAIDELKSAEVPLHLRDTHYKGSAALGHGGYKYPHDFPGHYVKQEYLPGAISRRVFYQATEQGNEVKIRHNQALRREQ is encoded by the coding sequence ATGGATTTGTTCACTTTCGGGAATGAGGCGGGTGACGGCCGTCTGCTGGCGGACCGCATGCGTCCGGAGACTCTCGATGAATATATAGGCCAGGAGCATATTGTGGGCAAGGGAAAGCTGCTGCGCCGGGCGATTGAGGCCGATCAGGTTTCGTCCATTCTGCTGTACGGGCCTCCGGGCTGCGGCAAAACGACGCTCGCCCACATTATCTCCCATCATACGAAGGGAGAGTTCGTGCGGCTGAACGCCGTGGAGGCGACGGTCAAGGATGTGAGGGAAGTCATCGAGCGAGCGCAGAACGCAAAAGCCCTGTACGGTACGAAAACAATCCTGTTTCTGGATGAGGTGCACCGGTTCAACAGCTCGCGCCAGGATGCGCTCCTTCCGGCGGTGGAGAAGGGAACCATCATCTTCATTGGCGCGACCACTGAGAACCCGTTCCATTATGTGAACGGAGCCTTGATGAGCCGCTCCACGCTGTTTCAGCTGGAGCCGCTGAACAAGGCGCACAGCCTGACTGCAATGCGCCGTGCGCTGGCGGACCGGGAGAAGGGGCTCGGCTTTATGGAACTTCAGGCCGACGAGGCTGCGCTTGAGCATATCGCGGCGATGGCGAACGGCGACATTCGCCGGGCGCTGAATGCGCTGGAGCTTGCGGCGCTGACAACGCCACCAGGCAGCAGCGGCAGTGTACATATTACCCTGGAGGTGGCGGAGGACTCCATCCGCCGTCCAACCGTTAAAGCGGACGAATCCACGCAGTACGACGTGCTCTCCGCCTTTCACAAAAGCATCCGCGGCTCCAGCGACGCCGCCCTGTTCTGGTTCCTCTACGCCGTGGAGAAGCTCGGGATGGACCCGATTGTCTTCATCCGCCGCCTGATCGCCGCAGCGAGCGAGGATATCGGGCTTGCGAATCCGCAGGCGATGGTGCAGGCGGTCAGTGCGCTGGAGGCGTACCGGAACAACGGCTGGCCGGAGGCGAAGCTCAATATCGCCCAGGCGATTCTGTTCGCGGTCGAGAGCCCGAAGTCCAACGCCGTATACATGGCGATTTCCAGGGCGATGTCGGCGATCGACGAGCTTAAGTCTGCCGAAGTCCCGCTGCATTTGCGGGATACGCATTATAAGGGCTCCGCGGCGCTGGGGCATGGCGGATACAAATATCCGCATGATTTTCCCGGCCATTACGTGAAGCAGGAGTACCTGCCGGGGGCGATCTCGCGCCGGGTTTTTTACCAGGCGACTGAGCAGGGCAACGAAGTTAAGATCCGCCATAACCAGGCGCTGCGCCGGGAACAGTGA
- a CDS encoding HelD family protein produces the protein MEDNFQSAYQEEQERLSTALAEIDRQLETLKNTPVYTGNDYTEQILEDSREQRRGNLAKLRQEPYFGRLDFEESGDGVRKALYIGKIGVDREQVSDRPLVIDWRAPVASLFYSFTGGTEPASYESPEGLIEGLVYLKRNVVIRKRILERVADTYDRESDGPAVSDEFLVYRLGENKDNRLRDIVSTIQEEQDRIIRAAKNTALIIQGVAGSGKTTVALHRLAFLLYQYKEQVSAERMIIFAPNRMFLDYISDVLPELGVGNIQQSTFADWAGDLLGLELPQNDAMETLNRWFEAPGGMPEITDETPGRFKGATKLMSIIEDAVRRLESGSVPEGDFSPWEGAVLPRRTILRWHNEEYAPYPPAKRKERVMARIHRWIEMELKKSPSAAALKDRKKKGAQREKAYGSKWPKYDPLTIYKQIFRAVKTPADWPAEAPEAIPASVLKETRSQLKKGIVLEEDLPPLLYIHYLLNGDEDVQKFDHIVIDEAQDFSPFQIAVLDLYVRGHSFTILGDLSQGIHAYKGVHDWKEMQTLFAPEHTSYHALTRSYRSTMEIIDFANGILSAGVHSELLAVPVFRSGSPVRLIQYGEKREADIQTALTDLSGRDYRTVAVLTRTLADAAHLYEILSEHFDDIHLIDGGITEYQGGLSVLPLYLSKGLEFDAVIVADADLDSYGETAWDAKLLYVGSTRALHELWLMHNGRLPDYLRQASVDAETAPGWPDDPA, from the coding sequence TTGGAGGACAACTTTCAAAGTGCCTATCAAGAGGAACAAGAGAGGCTGAGCACGGCGCTTGCGGAGATTGACCGGCAGCTGGAAACGCTGAAGAACACACCGGTGTACACAGGCAATGATTACACTGAGCAGATTCTGGAGGATTCGAGGGAACAAAGACGTGGAAATCTGGCCAAGCTGCGGCAGGAGCCCTATTTCGGACGGCTGGATTTTGAGGAAAGCGGCGATGGGGTACGCAAGGCGCTCTATATCGGCAAAATCGGCGTAGACCGCGAGCAGGTCAGCGACCGTCCGCTCGTCATTGATTGGCGCGCGCCGGTGGCGAGCCTGTTCTATTCGTTTACCGGGGGCACGGAGCCGGCTTCCTACGAATCACCGGAAGGGCTTATTGAAGGCCTTGTCTATCTCAAGCGCAACGTCGTGATCCGCAAACGGATTCTGGAACGGGTGGCGGACACTTACGACCGCGAGAGCGACGGCCCCGCAGTATCGGATGAATTTTTGGTCTACCGCTTGGGAGAGAACAAGGATAACCGGCTGCGGGACATCGTATCGACCATCCAGGAAGAGCAGGACCGCATTATCCGGGCGGCAAAAAACACGGCGCTCATCATCCAGGGCGTGGCCGGCAGCGGTAAGACGACAGTGGCGCTGCATCGGCTCGCCTTTTTGCTGTACCAATACAAGGAACAGGTGTCAGCGGAACGGATGATTATTTTTGCCCCGAACCGGATGTTTCTGGACTATATATCCGATGTATTGCCAGAGCTTGGCGTCGGCAACATCCAGCAGAGCACTTTTGCCGATTGGGCGGGAGACTTGCTCGGTTTGGAGCTGCCGCAAAATGACGCCATGGAGACGCTGAACCGCTGGTTCGAGGCGCCGGGCGGCATGCCGGAAATCACGGATGAGACTCCGGGACGCTTCAAGGGAGCGACGAAGCTGATGTCCATTATTGAAGACGCAGTACGGCGGCTGGAATCGGGCTCGGTTCCCGAGGGAGATTTCTCTCCGTGGGAGGGGGCCGTTCTGCCGCGCAGAACGATTCTCCGGTGGCATAATGAAGAATACGCTCCGTATCCGCCCGCCAAACGAAAGGAACGGGTAATGGCCCGGATTCACCGCTGGATCGAAATGGAACTGAAGAAAAGCCCTTCCGCCGCAGCGCTCAAAGACCGGAAGAAAAAAGGGGCGCAGCGCGAAAAAGCATATGGCTCGAAATGGCCCAAATACGATCCGCTGACGATTTACAAGCAAATCTTCCGCGCTGTGAAGACGCCTGCGGATTGGCCGGCTGAAGCGCCCGAAGCGATTCCCGCATCTGTGCTGAAGGAGACGCGAAGCCAGCTTAAGAAGGGGATAGTGCTGGAGGAGGATTTGCCGCCGCTGCTCTATATTCATTATCTGCTGAACGGGGACGAGGACGTGCAGAAATTCGATCATATCGTCATTGACGAGGCGCAGGATTTCTCGCCATTCCAGATTGCGGTGCTCGATTTGTATGTGCGAGGCCACTCTTTTACCATTCTGGGTGATTTGTCGCAGGGCATCCATGCCTATAAAGGGGTGCATGACTGGAAAGAAATGCAGACTCTGTTCGCGCCGGAACACACGTCCTACCATGCGCTGACGCGAAGCTACCGGTCCACCATGGAAATTATCGATTTCGCTAACGGAATACTGTCGGCTGGAGTACATAGCGAACTTCTTGCCGTTCCGGTATTCCGCAGCGGCAGCCCTGTCCGGCTGATTCAGTACGGCGAGAAGCGGGAGGCCGACATCCAGACCGCGCTCACGGACCTGTCGGGGAGGGATTACCGGACGGTAGCGGTCTTGACCCGGACATTGGCGGATGCGGCGCATTTGTATGAAATCCTGTCGGAGCATTTTGACGATATCCATCTGATCGATGGAGGGATCACGGAATACCAGGGCGGGCTGTCAGTGCTGCCGCTTTATTTGTCCAAGGGACTGGAGTTCGACGCCGTTATCGTAGCGGATGCCGACCTGGACTCCTACGGAGAAACGGCGTGGGACGCGAAGCTGCTGTATGTGGGCTCTACCCGGGCGCTGCATGAGCTGTGGCTTATGCATAACGGCAGACTGCCGGACTATTTGCGCCAAGCGTCGGTGGACGCTGAGACGGCGCCCGGATGGCCGGACGACCCGGCGTAA
- a CDS encoding tRNA threonylcarbamoyladenosine dehydratase: MLHQFSRTELAIGPEGLEVMKNSTVAVLGIGGVGSIAVEALARTGVGRIILIDKDAVDITNINRQIHALTTTVGQKKADLMVERVKLINPECEAIALNMFYTEETYEELFKYKPDYVLDASDTIHYKIHLIKECLARKIPMISSMGAANKMDPTKFQVADISKTTMDPIARVIRQRLRKEGIKKGVKVVFSTEEPMKPRQDVTDKIVPENAPEIRKAKQPPASNAFVPPVAGLIMVSVAVRELLEAGGVKI; encoded by the coding sequence ATGCTGCATCAGTTCTCGCGTACCGAACTTGCTATCGGACCCGAGGGTCTGGAAGTTATGAAAAACAGTACGGTAGCCGTGCTTGGCATCGGCGGCGTCGGCTCCATCGCGGTGGAGGCCCTGGCCCGCACAGGCGTCGGGCGCATTATCCTGATTGATAAGGATGCGGTCGATATCACCAACATCAACCGCCAGATTCATGCGCTCACCACGACGGTCGGGCAGAAGAAGGCGGATCTGATGGTGGAGCGCGTCAAGCTGATCAATCCGGAATGCGAAGCGATTGCGCTGAACATGTTCTACACCGAAGAAACATACGAGGAACTGTTCAAATACAAGCCGGATTACGTCCTGGACGCATCGGATACGATTCATTACAAAATCCATCTGATCAAGGAATGTCTCGCCCGCAAAATCCCGATGATTTCGAGCATGGGTGCGGCCAACAAGATGGACCCGACTAAATTCCAGGTCGCCGACATCTCCAAGACAACGATGGACCCGATTGCCCGCGTCATTCGTCAGAGACTGCGGAAGGAAGGCATTAAAAAAGGCGTTAAGGTCGTGTTCTCGACCGAGGAGCCGATGAAGCCCCGTCAGGATGTGACGGATAAAATCGTTCCCGAGAACGCGCCCGAGATCCGAAAAGCGAAGCAGCCGCCGGCGAGCAACGCATTCGTGCCGCCTGTGGCGGGACTGATTATGGTCAGCGTAGCCGTTCGCGAGCTGCTGGAGGCCGGTGGGGTCAAGATTTAA
- the aspS gene encoding aspartate--tRNA ligase: protein MQRSHNCGQLTTEQIGEKVTLNGWVQTRRDLGGVLFIDLRDRSGVVQIVFNPDYSGEALQIADKTRSEYVIAVTGQVVKRDPETVNPNLPTGEIEVRITEIEVLNAAKTPPFFIEDGVEVDESLRLKYRYLDLRRPEMQKTLLLRSKAAKIFRDFLDGEGFIDVETPILTKSSPEGARDYLVPSRVHEGEFFALPQSPQIYKQLLMVGGVERYYQIARCFRDEDLRADRQPEFTQVDIETSFLAQDDLLAMMERLMQRLFKETVGVDLALPFQRLTYAEAMGKYGSDKPDLRFGLELIEMNDIVASSGVKVFASVIEKGGEVKCLNAKGCGTWTRKEIDDLGPYAARYGAKGLAWIQVKEGEFRGPIVKFFTEEEIAAVKERTGAEEGDLLLFSADNKKVVADVLGALRLRIGRQLGLIDDSVYKFAWVTDFPLLGYDEEQKRYMAEHHPFTRPRDEDVALFDSDPGAIRAQAYDIVLNGYEVGGGSMRIYKRDVQEKMFDALSLSKEEVQDKFGYLLDAFEYGTPPHGGIAFGFDRLVMLLAGRTNLRETIAFPKTASATDLLMDSPSPVKDAQLDELHIRVAIKEKAKK, encoded by the coding sequence ATGCAAAGAAGCCATAACTGCGGGCAGTTGACGACAGAACAAATCGGAGAGAAGGTTACGCTGAACGGCTGGGTGCAGACCCGCCGCGACCTTGGAGGCGTACTGTTCATCGACCTTCGCGACCGCAGCGGAGTTGTGCAAATCGTCTTCAATCCCGATTATTCCGGCGAAGCACTGCAAATTGCCGACAAGACCCGAAGCGAGTATGTTATCGCCGTTACCGGTCAAGTAGTCAAGCGCGATCCGGAAACCGTAAATCCTAACCTTCCTACCGGCGAAATTGAAGTGCGCATTACCGAAATCGAAGTGCTGAACGCCGCCAAGACCCCTCCGTTCTTCATTGAAGACGGCGTGGAAGTAGATGAGTCGCTGCGCCTGAAATACCGTTATCTTGATCTGCGCCGTCCGGAAATGCAGAAGACGCTGCTGCTCCGCTCGAAAGCGGCCAAGATTTTCCGCGATTTCCTTGACGGAGAAGGCTTCATCGACGTAGAAACGCCGATTCTGACCAAGAGCTCGCCGGAAGGCGCGCGCGACTATCTCGTGCCAAGCCGGGTGCATGAAGGCGAATTCTTCGCCCTGCCGCAGTCGCCGCAGATTTACAAGCAACTCCTGATGGTTGGCGGCGTGGAGCGTTACTACCAAATCGCCCGCTGTTTCCGCGACGAGGACCTGCGCGCCGACCGGCAGCCGGAGTTTACGCAGGTGGACATCGAAACCTCGTTCCTGGCCCAGGACGACCTGCTGGCCATGATGGAGCGTCTGATGCAGCGCCTGTTCAAAGAGACGGTCGGCGTAGATCTCGCCCTGCCATTCCAGCGTCTGACTTACGCCGAGGCCATGGGCAAATACGGCTCCGACAAGCCGGACCTGCGCTTCGGTCTGGAACTGATCGAGATGAATGATATCGTCGCCAGCAGCGGTGTTAAGGTATTCGCCTCCGTTATCGAAAAGGGCGGGGAAGTGAAATGCCTGAACGCCAAGGGATGCGGCACTTGGACCCGTAAGGAAATCGACGATCTTGGCCCTTATGCGGCCCGCTACGGAGCGAAAGGCCTCGCCTGGATTCAAGTGAAGGAAGGCGAATTCCGCGGTCCGATCGTGAAGTTCTTCACCGAGGAAGAGATTGCAGCCGTAAAAGAACGCACCGGAGCCGAGGAAGGCGACCTGCTGCTCTTCTCCGCAGACAACAAGAAGGTCGTCGCCGACGTCCTCGGCGCGCTTCGTCTTAGAATCGGCCGCCAGCTCGGATTAATCGACGACAGTGTATACAAGTTCGCATGGGTAACAGACTTCCCGCTGCTTGGCTATGACGAGGAACAGAAGCGTTATATGGCAGAGCACCATCCGTTCACCCGTCCGCGCGATGAAGACGTGGCTCTGTTCGATAGCGATCCCGGCGCGATCCGCGCGCAGGCTTACGATATCGTATTGAACGGCTACGAAGTCGGCGGCGGCTCGATGCGGATCTATAAGCGCGATGTACAGGAGAAAATGTTCGACGCGCTCTCACTGTCCAAAGAAGAAGTGCAGGATAAATTCGGCTATCTGCTCGACGCATTCGAATACGGCACGCCTCCTCACGGCGGTATTGCCTTTGGCTTCGACCGGCTCGTTATGCTGCTGGCAGGGCGCACCAATCTGCGTGAAACGATCGCCTTCCCGAAAACGGCCAGCGCGACCGACCTGCTGATGGACTCTCCGTCCCCGGTTAAAGACGCACAGCTGGATGAACTGCATATCAGAGTGGCTATCAAGGAAAAAGCCAAGAAATAG